One segment of Hippopotamus amphibius kiboko isolate mHipAmp2 chromosome 2, mHipAmp2.hap2, whole genome shotgun sequence DNA contains the following:
- the CHRNA2 gene encoding LOW QUALITY PROTEIN: neuronal acetylcholine receptor subunit alpha-2 (The sequence of the model RefSeq protein was modified relative to this genomic sequence to represent the inferred CDS: inserted 1 base in 1 codon) has translation MGGPSEVRGVRHEGALVSRVCHTKNAFLGSLRLHSEREPXQIPRELGCTRCTGPAGEAVGGSTRSQGPACPPSDAQRQPDPSPEGMGPSCPARPFTAELGLWWLLLISAASGQWASPNHAEDRLFKHLFKGYNRWARPVPNTSDVVIVRFGLSIAQLIDVDEKNQMMTTNVWLKQEWSDYKLRWNPADFGNITSLRVPSEMIWIPDIVLYNNADGEFVVTHMTKAHLFSSGTVHWVPPAIYKSSCSIDVTFFPFDQQNCKMKFGSWSYDKAKIDLVQMEETVDLKEYWESGEWAIVNATGTYNTKKYDCCAEIYPDVTYYFVIRRLPLFYTINLIIPCLLISCLTVLVFYLPSDCGEKITLCISVLLSLTVFLLLITEIIPSTSLVIPLISEYLLFTMIFVTLSIVITVFVLNVHHRSASTHTMPHWVRVAFLGCVSRWLLISRPLPPLELRDPPDLKLCPSYHWLETNVDVEEREEEEEEEGRWACAGHSSPSTRVPYSHGGLHPGASGPKVEAQVPKGGLLLSPRIQRALEGVHYIADHLRAEDADASVKEDWRYVAMVIDRIFLWLFILVCFLGTVGLFLPPFMAGMI, from the exons ATGGGGGGCCCAAGTGAGGTCAGAGGTGTGAGGCACGAAGGTGCACTTGTGTCAAGGGTGTGCCACACTAAGAACGCTTTCCTGGGCTCGCTCAGGCTCCACAGCGAGAGGGAGC CTCAGATTCCCAGGGAGCTCGGCTGCACCCGCTGCACAGGCCCTGCTGGGGAAGCGGTCGGAGGCTCAACCCGCAGCCAAGGCCCGGCTTGCCCTCCGTCTGATGCTCAGCGGCAACCAGACCCCTCCCCTGAAGGCATGGGCCCCTCCTGTCCTGCTCGCCCGTTCACAGCAGAGCTCGGGCTGTGGTGGCTACTTCTGATCTCGGCAG CATCTGGGCAGTGGGCCTCCCCCAACCACGCCGAGGACCGTCTCTTCAAACATCTCTTTAAGGGCTACAACCGCTGGGCGAGGCCTGTGCCCAACACCTCGGACGTGGTGATTGTGCGCTTCGGACTGTCCATCGCCCAGCTCATCGATGTG GATGAGAAGAACCAAATGATGACCACCAACGTCTGGCTAAAGCAG gAGTGGAGCGACTACAAACTGCGCTGGAACCCGGCCGATTTCGGCAACATCACATCCCTCCGGGTCCCTTCGGAAATGATCTGGATCCCCGACATTGTCCTCTACAACAA TGCAGATGGGGAGTTCGTGGTGACCCACATGACCAAGGCCCACCTCTTCTCCTCGGGCACCGTGCACTGGGTACCTCCCGCCATCTACAAGAGCTCCTGCAGCATCGACGTCACCTTCTTCCCCTTCGACCAGCAGAACTGCAAGATGAAGTTCGGCTCCTGGTCGTACGACAAGGCCAAGATCGACCTGGTGCAGATGGAGGAGACGGTGGATCTGAAGGAGTACTGGGAGAGCGGCGAGTGGGCCATCGTCAACGCCACGGGCACCTACAACACCAAGAAGTACGACTGCTGCGCCGAGATCTACCCAGACGTCACGTACTACTTCGTCATCCGGCGCCTGCCGCTCTTCTACACCATCAACCTCATCATTCCCTGCCTGCTCATCTCGTGCCTCACCGTGCTCGTCTTTTACTTGCCCTCTGACTGCGGCGAGAAGATCACGCTCTGCATCTCCGTGCTGCTCTCGCTCACCGTCTTCCTGCTGCTCATCACCGAGATCATCCCTTCCACCTCCCTGGTCATCCCGCTCATCAGCGAGTACCTGCTCTTCACCATGATCTTCGTCACCCTGTCCATCGTCATCACCGTCTTCGTCCTCAACGTGCACCACCGCTCTGCCAGCACGCACACTATGCCCCACTGGGTGCGAGTGGCCTTTCTGGGCTGCGTGTCCCGGTGGCTTCTGATAAGCCGGCCCCTGCCGCCCTTGGAGCTCCGCGACCCCCCAGATCTgaagctctgcccctcctaccacTGGCTGGAGACCAACGTGgatgtggaggagagagaggaggaggaggaggaggaaggcagatGGGCGTGTGCGGGTCATTCGTCCCCCTCCACTCGTGTCCCCTACAGCCATGGTGGTCTGCACCCAGGGGCCTCGGGTCCCAAGGTGGAGGCCCAGGTGCCGAAGGGTGGGCTCCTGCTGTCACCTCGCATACAGAGGGCACTGGAGGGCGTGCACTACATTGCGGACCATCTGCGGGCGGAGGATGCCGACGCCTCA